The Maylandia zebra isolate NMK-2024a linkage group LG1, Mzebra_GT3a, whole genome shotgun sequence DNA segment TATAGTAGTCGTTCTTTTAATGAAATACAATATTTGTAGGTCAAAAGCATCAGATTAGTCTTcgtgtattttatttgtgatactgtattttttttcatcacCACTGTATCAGTGAGGCTTTTAAAAAGCTCTGAAGCATTTAGACTGGAAACCCACAAACACATGACCCTGTAAGTCATTTCATCTGTTGCAATCTATTTTTGTCCAAACCGTGCACTGACTATATGTGCACTTATATGGTAAAACTGACTAACTGACTAGGTTAAAAACATTTGCACCTGTTAAGGTGTAAAAAATTTTCTGGGTGtctcaaatgttaaaaatatccaGAAAGGTTCAAAGAAAATCTTGAAGAGATGTTGAAACACAATAAAATTGATGGTACTTGGTATATACTTGCTTCCATTTCCACATTTCCCCACTCAGGATTGATCTTTCAAggtctggtaatgaactaatcatttgattcaggtgtgttaacccagggtgggatctaaaacctgcaggacaccggcactcgaggcctggagctgcctacccctgctctaaagaattttctttgaacattgggtgccttttcattcattttaagtccagtccttgtatttgaacattttcagatcaattttttattttgttaaggCACCTAACACTGATCTATGAataattcaagcataaaaatgcACCTAATTCAAGGGTGAACCAGTGTTCTATCTAAGCATAActcagaaaaagaaattaattgcatatttaggcactttgttgctAGCAGCTTGTTgcaaaaacataatttgttcccatttatttatcaaaatctacaaaaaaatgccaaagactGTTTAACAGGagtaaaaataatatttgtaCTTTAAGATGAACTGGACTAAAGATGAAGTGGGAGGAGTTAAAATACTATGTagagcaggggtaggcaactccaggcctcgagtgccggtgtcctgcaggttttagatcccaccctgggttaacacacctgaatcaaatgattagttcattaccagacctctggagaacttcaagaaatggtGAGGAGTCATTTAgtcctttaaatcagctgtgatgggtcatggacacatctaaaacctccaggacaccggcacttgaGGCCTGGGGTTGCCTACCTCTGATGTAGAGCAAATGAACAGATCTGAAAGTGAATCCCTTAAGAAATACGACAAAgttcagcaaagacctgacacaggaccaaAGACGTGTATCTGGCCTCGaattgatccatctactgttcgcTGAAGTCTCATCATGGTCTCAGTGAGCGTGTGGATGTTACAGAGCCATTCTAAAGGAAATGGAAACAGATACAAAAAGGCAGAGGTATGCCAAaatacacaagaactggactgacaGCAGGTCTTATggaatgaccaaaataaatttgaaatttttggttcaaatcactGTCAGCATGTATGCAGAATGCTACGGTTAGATTTCTATCCAGCATTTAagccatctggaaagcatctgactgGCAACGGCTCCATTTTTGCAGAATGATAATGAcctcaaacacactgccagtaaACGCCATACATGCATGGAAAAAACACAGTAGAGAACTAtgagtcatggactggcctcccagAGCCTGGGTCTCAACGCTGTTCAAGCAATGTGGGATCGTCTTGACAGAGAaggaaacaaaaggcagccatcATCAAAGGAAAAATGTTGGCTGTCATTCAAGATGCCTGGGGAACTGTTCCTGACGGCtgtttaaagaaatgacaaggtTTGCTTGGAGTTCAGGTTaggttgaagaataaaggtcgtcatatcaaatattgactttcaagctcattagaatgATAGAAACTGTTTGTGCCTTAAATCCTACATTCACATGTATActtgcatgtttaaaaaaaaaaaatccatgcatttctttcccattttcctatcaaaatgtaaagaaaagaagaatggaggggggggaagagaggagACTTTTGTACTGATATCATGTTAAATAGATGTGTGGCTGTCTAATGTGCTGAAAGTTGAAAATATAAAAAGGCACACAAGAAGGTTAAACTTGGGCAATCTTGCATCAATCTGCAGTCCTGTAGGTTCAGCTGTGTAGCATAGTCAGGATCAAGGGTTCCTGTGGCTACTAGTTGTTCCCACGCAGAGCCGTTTCTGTGCTGTGTACAAACATCAGTCTACTAATGAACATAAAAGCGCCTGCAGTGAGAATGAAGGTTTATTCATCTGCCAACAGTAGCAGCAGAGGACTGAGAAGCCTGTTCTCTGCTCATTAATAACACCCATCTGCAATTATTTCCCCAAAATGCTTTTTGTAAGGTCAGCTCAGAGCCAGAAAAGCTACACAACAAAACTCTTTATTAGCATAATTCAACACAAAAGCTTCCTCCTGTTGCAGTGCATTCTGGCACACAAAGATCACGTCCTTCTGGCTTTCCGTGGGCGGCATCCATTGTGTGGCACGGGGGTGTTGTCAGTGATAGATACCACCTCCAGACCTCCCATTGTCAGACCTTTGATTGCAGACTGCAGAGCAGAGAAAAATGCATTCATTCATTAAGAAAGCTAATGGGAACAGATCAACATGTCTGCCGCTCCTTAAATTATCCTCATTATGACAAGTCTGGAAATAATTAGAGGACCACTTCTTCATGCTGTGACAGGTTTGCTGGTATTGACCGCCCACTTGCATATCGGCACAGAGCAGGGTCAGCGGAACAAAACTAGTTTCATTTTCATCCTGTTATCCTGCAGTAAATTTTCCTTCTTCATACAAATGgttccttgatttttttttttagatttttttttttaatccttctTCAAACAGTGCAGATAGGGTAACATAATAAACAggtaacacaaataaaattcattttattttaaaatgagatTAATCAAAAGGAAAAAGTCAATCTTGTGCACATTTAAGCAAAATGCACTCGTACCAATAACTTTAACATGATGTCTTTGAAGGCTGCTGTACTAAAGGCTGCTCCTCCGATTGCAAAAAACAATAGATGGGTCCTGGTGAGCTGTCAGTGTAGCATTTTTCTACTTGTGAAAATAACATCAGCAATTTCTCACCCCAATGAGAAAGACAGATGGGAGCATACTGACCAAACAATCAATGTTTTCCCAGAGTACAGCCATCAGAGAATTTGCTTCAGAGGTTAAGGATCTATGTAATGTTGTAACAGTATGTTGGTAAAATTACATATAATATTAAGAAGTTTCAGTTTCACATGTTTGCCTGTCCAGTCGTCTGAAAATAAGCCAACTCTTTTCATTGGTTGTCTTATTGGGTTATGACTGTATGCTTGCCTTTAACAGAAATATGACAAATTTCGATACCAAATAAAAGTACGAGTACAAGTTTATCATCTACTAAGCCAAAACAATTCTTTTAATAGGCTGTTTTAATGAGGCTTCCATCCCTGTTAACTGTCTTCAGTCTGAAGACAGACCAAACAACAAGATACAAAAATAATAAcactaattaaaaataaatcgtAGTTTTATCTGGAATAGCTTTAAAGATTTCTTTATAGAAACTACTCACCAAACGCCCAGGACCAAGACCTTTGACCACAACACGCACAAAGCTAACTCCTTTGGCTGTAGCTTTCTGTGCAGAAGGACAGAAGAAAAATCTGAGATGAGCAGCATCCCTTTGACTCCGGTGTTCAGAAAAGTCCAATAAAGCCAACAAATGAAATCCTCTCCTGGTTCTGAGGCTAATAGATGTGATTAGTAATCTTGACTAAAAACACAGTTGAGAAGCTTTAGACACACCATTGCTCTGAGTCTATGGCTTTTTCTCTGCTTTGCCACTTCTAACATGTTCAGAATAAGCAGGTCTCCAATTAATGTCATTCACTAGAGTCTTAAGATCGACTTCAACAAACAGTAACTGCAGCTTTCATTACTTTGTGACAGTTTCGCGGCTTAGCAGCCATTACAAGAGAAAGTAACCAGAGGTATTCAACTGTTAGTTTTAGGTATGTATACAAAGAGGCTTAATTGACAAAGAGGTAAACAAGAATTATTCTTTAAGATTTCCACCCCTCAAAACCAGTAGAATAGACtcttaattttaattaattaattaattaatttttttttttttctgacttgtattttcctccgttttctatctcttactcaatcatgtggattgagagagtttttgttcttctggtggctgtggaactgttacttttatcaaggaacgggaccgcggcacatctcctacacgcacggactgtttactccagagatcagctgatcgccctgatgccggccggctcgctggccaggcccgcagaagtaccagctgaaatttggaggaaaacacatcggggatgcagaggtcaaggacagaagagaagaaaaaaggtgacggtgagacagcggaggctcgaagcgaggaggaggtttaaaccgtgtctgccgtctatcgtgatgggaaatgtgcgatcgttggcaattaaaatcgacgagctctcagcactggtacggagtcagagggaataccgagagtgtagcctgatgtgtttcaccgaatcatggctgcaccaggacattcccgatgagaatgcttccgtggaaggcttccacactgttcgggcggacagggacagcatcgctagcggtaagcggaaaggaggtgggcttgctgttttagttaacaaccggtggtgtaaccctgccaacataacaatcaaagaaaggatttgttgcccggacactgaactgtgtgctgttggactcaggccgtattatttacccagggaattctctcacgtcatcttggtggctgtttatgttcccccctctgctaaccccacagctgcatgtgacactatccactctgccatagctcggctacagactcagcacccgagtgcctttattgtgatctcgggtgacttcaaccatgtatcactggacaatacactaccaacattcaaacaatatgtggactgtcccaccaggggagagaaaactttagacttactgtatgctaacgtcaaggatgcatacagctcctcctccctccccccacttggtaggtcagatcataacctgattcacctcaccccccgctatgtgccaattgtgaggagggaacctgtgaccaccaggactgtcaggaggtggtcagaggaggccttAGCCGAACTACAgagctgtttcgaggtgaccgactgggaaacactctgtgagcctcacgccgaggacatcaatgggcttactgagtgtatcacaggctacataactttctgcaccgactccattgttccagctcagactgttcattgttacccaaataacaagccgtgggtgactaaggacatcaaagccctcctcaacaacaagaagagggctttcagagggggcaacaaagaggaggtgaggaaggtccaggtgttactaaaggacaagatcagagaggctaaggacaattacaggaggaagctggagtggaaactccagcagaacagcatgagagaggtgtggaggggcatgaagaccatcactggattcaggccaaccaacagcaggggagctgagggaggtgagaatagagccgacgagttgaatctgtttttcaatagattcgacaccacagtgtctgctcccacccccacaacctcacctgcagtcagcctggaatccagagccacaccactgtgccagcctctctcttcacatgttgcctcctgtgagattcctgacacccctcccccacccatcaccttcactcaataccaggttgagatgcaaatgaggagacttcactcaggcaagtctgctggaccagacggagtgagtccccttgtcctcaagacctgtgccccccagctgtgtggagtctttcataaactgtttatgctgagtctgagtctgcagagggtcccggtgatgtggaagacatcatgcctcatccctgtaccaaagacgcctcgtcccagtggcccccaggattacaggcccgtggcactgacctcccacatcatgaagaccctggaaaggctcatcctggaccagctgcgacccatagtaagaccacatctggatccccttcagttcgcttatcagcctcgtctcggaacagaggacgccatcatctacctgctcaatcgtgtctacacccatctggaccagccggcgagcactgtgagggtcatgttttttgacttttccagtgctttcaacaccatcaggccgaccctcctgggtgataagttagcagcgatgcaggtggatgcttctctggtgtcctggattgttgattacctgacaggaagaccacaatatgtacgtctcccacagtgtgtgtctgacaaggtgattagcaacacaggggcaccacaggggactgtcctctcccccttcctcttcaccctctacaccacagacttcagccactgcacagagacctgccatcttcagaagttttctgatgactctgcggtggttggatgcatcagcagggatgatgagacagagtaccgcgctgtggtcgactcctttgtcacgtggtgtgagcagaatcatctgcagctcaacgtggcaaagaccaaggaactgatcgtggacttcaggaagaccaggaaacacttgacccctgtttcaatccagggggtcagtgttgacattgtggaggactataaataccttggagtacacattgacaataaactggactgggctaaaaacaccacagcactttacaggaagggccagagtcgtctctattttttgaggcgactgaggtccttcaacatctgccagaaaatgctgaggattttctatgagtctgttgtggccagtgcgatcctctatgctgttgcatgctgggggagcaggctgagggtcgcagatgccaacagacttaataaactaatccgtaaggccagcaatgttgtggggatggagctggactccctcaaggtggtgtcggagaggcggatgctgtccaagataaagacaatgttggataacacctcccacccactccatgacatgctggtcagtcacaggagcacgttcagtgagagactgagattaccgaaaagcaccactgaacgacacaggaaatcattcctgcctgtggccatctccctgtacaacgcatccacttaacacactgtttgctgctacaactacacatgtttcttttccaaatatttatttataagtgacttatgtatgtatgtatgtatgtatgtatgtatgtatgtatgtatgtatgtatgtatgtatgtatatgtatatattgtactattcttagttagcgtattgtctgtcttgtcttaatgttggtttaaaatggagcactgtaacaaaaaataatttcccccagggatcaataaagtattctgattctgataataaAAGTGTACAGCTACTTTTAATTTTCAATTGtagcaaaaacatttaaaaactgatgAGAGGAAAGTATAATTTAACTCTACTGAATATGGCAGCATTATAATAAAACTTAATTTATCAACTATGCTGATTacaacaaatgaaaaagaaaatctgtctGACCATAACTTTGTTAGCCTACAGCCTTTATAAAATCCTCAGAGAAGCCAGTTTGTTTACAGCAAACATTTAATATTCATGAATTAAGTGTTGCTGCACAAAGTGGAGAAGCAGCAGATGCTGTAGTCtctaattttaatttaattggaACAATCTTCTGCAGGGATAATGAGGTGGCCCAGCGTTGTGTTGTATCGAACTCACCGCAGCAGCAGAGATGCCCGCAGTCTGAGCAGCGATCGGCGTCGACTTCTTGATATTTTTGAAACCTTCTGTTCCGCAGGATGTCCTCACCACGGACTGCCCTGCGCTGTCTGTCAGCTGGATGTGAGTGCTGGTAGAGAGAACAGCGAGTTACTGGGTCGCAAACTGCCAGGCATTTTTACAGTGAGGACAAATCAGCAGTCGTGAACTCTAACTAATATGTGGCTTTTAGCAATGGCCACCATGACTGTTAATAGGAAATTTAAATCACAGCAGAACATCTGATTTCACTGAATTATGATAACAGATCCAAGCAGCAATTTTCCCTCTGAAAGCAGGTTTCATGGTTACTTAATAAAATCAGAACACTACGGCAAATGGGTCTGAAATTACAAAGAGGAAAGACTAAAATAATGAAAGTGCTGACTGAATCTTGAATATTCTTTAAGAGATATTTTCTGACACTTACATTGTAAGTACAAATGTAAGAGTTTGCTTTCACTTACTTGTTGTATGTGGCTTTAATGTGAACAATTGGTAAGTCTTCAAACTTCTTCCCACCCCATCTCAGTGTGCTGTCATGTCCAGGCAGTGGAGGTAAATAGCTGTAGGATTGAAACAAAGATTAGCCATTAATGATAATACTGCAGCAGGCTGTGCTTCTATTTAATGGAGCTTAGTCTGCTGACAGTAGACAGTGAAACATGATGCTGGCAGGTGTtaaattaaagagaaaacatgaataaatgaatgaagacAAGCATCCTTTCACATCAATGCACCACATGATAAAGGTAAGCAATACAGTCATGCTGTGGGACATGTATGAAAACCCTGTTAATTCGGGGTTTGTATTAAGATGGTGGAAGGAAAAGATTAAGTACACATCACTGAAGCTTTAGTCAGAAAGACTGCTCAAGCAGacaatgaacatttaaatctaCGTGAAAGCCATCAGTAAACAGTGGTGGAAATTGTGGTTGACAGGGCGCAGATTTGATGACTGTGGTGCACATGTGTTAGGAATAGCAatgagaaagggaaaaaaattaagacaACTTTTTTTATGTGACTGAAAATGTCAATACAGGCCACATTAGCAAGaacaagcagctgatattttttAGTGCTGCAGGAAATAAAGTAgtgaatgcattaaaaaaataaaacaaaaacataccaCTGAACCTCCTAATAGATGCAGCTATGAAAATCCTAGGTAACATCCTTCTCAATTTATTGTGTTcataagattttcagaaaacttgacctttgaccttgagtTCAAGGTCATGGAGATTTGGACCTTAGCAG contains these protein-coding regions:
- the mrps11 gene encoding small ribosomal subunit protein uS11m, encoding MNKFSCILFSSLSTVCRQLSAPLNGNTASLCGSRALQRTICSSAIRHQEKEASSSAETAKDFSYLPPLPGHDSTLRWGGKKFEDLPIVHIKATYNNTHIQLTDSAGQSVVRTSCGTEGFKNIKKSTPIAAQTAGISAAAKATAKGVSFVRVVVKGLGPGRLSAIKGLTMGGLEVVSITDNTPVPHNGCRPRKARRT